One Vigna unguiculata cultivar IT97K-499-35 chromosome 11, ASM411807v1, whole genome shotgun sequence DNA window includes the following coding sequences:
- the LOC114169319 gene encoding protein ADP-ribosyltransferase PARP3 isoform X1 — MKVQETRPHVHAPGEEEKVMTRKQKAESKAHEVEHSPKKAKVENEDGHVNGKTVADVAEEYDEFCKATKEHLPLEQMKEILEANGLDSSGPDLEITRRCQDLLFYGPLDKCSVCNGSLEFDGRRYVCRGFYSEWASCIFSTRNPPRKQEPVKLPDSVQNSVPSDLLKKYQDPSQRPHRDLGLAEKPFTGMMISLMGRLTRTHHHWKTAIEKHGGKVANSILGATCLVASPAERERGGTSKLAEAMERGIPVVREAWLLDSIEKQEPQPLEAYDLVSDLSVDGKGIPWDKQDPGEEAIESLSAELKLYGKRGVYKDTKLQEQGGKIFEKDGILYNCAFSLCDQGRGLNDYCIMQLIVVPENRLHLYFKKGRVGDDPNAEERLEEWDNEGSCLKEFARLFEEITGNEFEPWEREKKFQKKPLKFYPIDMDDGVEVRHGALGLRQLGIAATHCKLEPLVANFMKVLCSQEIYKYALMEMGYDSPDLPIGMVTNLHLKRCEDVLLEFIEKVKSLKETGPKAEAVWTDFSQRWFTLMHSTRPFNFRDYQEIADHAAAALEGARDITLASHLIGDMTGSTIDDPLSETYKKLGCSITPLDKSSNDYQMIVKYLENTYEPVKVGEIDYGVSVENIFSVQTGGCPSYEDIVKLPNKVLLWCGTRSSNLLRHLKIGFSEAICSLPVPGYMFGKAIVCSDAAAEAARYGFTAVDRPEGFLVLAIASLGNEITEFKSPPEDTSSLEEKKLGVKGLGKKKTDESEHFVWKDDIKVPCGKLVASDHQDSPLEYNEYAVYDPKQARISYLVGVKYEEKGVEIDTAE, encoded by the exons ATGAAG GTTCAGGAAACGAGGCCCCATGTCCATGCACCTGGGGAAGAAGAGAAGGTTATGACAAGGAAGCAGAAAGCTGAGTCCAAGGCACATGAAGTGGAGCATTCTCCTAAGAAGGCCAAGGTGGAAAATGAAGATGGTCATGTCAACGGAAAAACTGTGGCTGATGTTGCCGAAGAATATGATGAGTTTTGCAAAGCCACAAAGGAGCACCTTCCTTTGGAGCAAATGAAAGAGATTCTAGAGGCTAATGGCCTTGATTCTTCTGGCCCTGATCTCGAAATTACACGAAGATG CCAAGACTTGCTGTTTTATGGTCCATTGGACAAGTGCTCTGTTTGCAATGGGAGTTTGGAGTTTGATGGCAGACGCTATGTCTGCAGAGGGTTCTATAGTGAGTGGGCTAGTTGCATTTTCAGCACCAGAAACCCTCCAAGGAAACAGGAACCCGTTAAGCTACCTGATTCTGTTCAGAACTCGGTGCCTTCAGAT TTGCTAAAGAAGTATCAGGACCCAAGTCAGAGACCTCACAGGGATCTAGGCTTAGCTGAAAAACCCTTTACCGGGATGATGATATCTCTGATGGGTCGTCTTACTCGGACACAT CATCATTGGAAAACAGCTATTGAAAAGCATGGAGGGAAAGTGGCAAACTCTATACTcg GGGCTACTTGTTTGGTAGCTTCACCTGCTGAGCGAGAACGTGGTGGCACGTCCAAACTTGCAGAAGCCAT GGAGAGAGGTATACCAGTGGTTAGAGAGGCTTGGCTGCTTGACAGCATTGAAAAGCAAGAACCACAGCCTTTGGAAGCTTATGATCTTGTCTCTGATCTTTCTGTGGATGGCAAGGGAATTCCCTGGGACAAACAGGATCCTGGGGAGGAGGCTATTGAATCACTCTCAGCAGAA CTCAAACTTTATGGGAAGAGAGGGGTCTACAAAGATACCAAGTTGCAGGAACAAGGGggaaagatatttgaaaaagatGGGATATTATACAACTGTGCCTTCTCCCTTTGCGACCAAGGACGCGGACTGAACGA CTACTGTATCATGCAACTGATCGTTGTTCCAGAAAATCGTTTGCATTTGTACTTTAAGAAAGGGAGAGTTGGCGATGATCCAAATGCAGAGGAGCGATTAGAAGAGTGGGACAACGAAGGCAGTTGTCTGAAAGAGTTTGCGAGACTCTTCGAGGAAATAACAGGAAATGAGTTTGAACCTTGGGAAAGAGAGAAGAAGTTCCAGAAGAAGCCATTGAAGTTCTATCCCATTGACATG GATGATGGAGTTGAAGTTAGACACGGAGCATTAGGTCTTCGGCAGCTGGGGATAGCAGCAACACACTGTAAACTTGAGCCTTTGGTTgcaaattttatgaaagttttATGCAGCCAGGAGATATACAA GTATGCATTGATGGAGATGGGTTACGACTCTCCGGACCTTCCAATAGGAATGGTAACAAATCTTCATCTGAAAAGAT GTGAGGACGTTCTCTTAGAATTCATAGAAAAGGTGAAATCATTGAAAGAAACTGGGCCCAAGGCTGAGGCTGTTTGGACTGATTTTAGCCAAAGATGGTTCACTCTTATGCATTCCACAAGGCCTTTCAATTTTAGAGATTATCAAGAGATTGCAGACCAT GCTGCAGCTGCCTTGGAGGGGGCGAGAGACATAACCCTCGCTTCTCACCTCATAGGAGACATGACTGGCTCAACCATCGATGATCCATTATCAGAGACATACAAGAAATTGGGTTGCTCAATTACTCCCCTGGACAAAAGTTCGAATGATTATCAGATGATTGTGAAATATCTTGAAAATACTTATGAGCCAGTTAAAGTTGGTGAAATT GATTACGGGGTGTCAGTGGAAAACATTTTTTCGGTGCAAACAGGTGGCTGCCCTTCCTATGAAGACATAGTTAAACTGCCAAATAAAGTTCTTTTATGGTGTG GAACACGAAGCTCAAACCTTTTGAGGCACTTGAAAATAGGATTCTCGGAAGCAATATGCTCACTACCGGTTCCGGGTTATATg TTTGGCAAAGCTATAGTCTGCTCCGATGCTGCAGCAGAGGCTGCACGATATGGTTTTACTGCTGTGGACAGGCCAGAAGGGTTCTTGGTTTTGGCCATCGCTTCCCTGGGGAACGAGATTACCGAGTTTAAAAGCCCACCCGAG GATACTTCATCTTTGGAGGAAAAGAAGCTTGGAGTGAAGGGACTGGGGAAGAAGAAAACAGATGAATCAGAACACTTTGTTTGGAAAGATGATATAAAAGTTCCTTGCGGTAAACTAGTCGCCTCAGATCATCAAGATAGCCCCCTGGAATATAACGAGTATGCTGTCTACGATCCTAAGCAG GCACGCATAAGTTACTTGGTGGGAGTGAAGTATGAAGAGAAAGGGGTGGAGATTGACACGGCCGAGTAA
- the LOC114169319 gene encoding protein ADP-ribosyltransferase PARP3 isoform X2, with the protein MKETRPHVHAPGEEEKVMTRKQKAESKAHEVEHSPKKAKVENEDGHVNGKTVADVAEEYDEFCKATKEHLPLEQMKEILEANGLDSSGPDLEITRRCQDLLFYGPLDKCSVCNGSLEFDGRRYVCRGFYSEWASCIFSTRNPPRKQEPVKLPDSVQNSVPSDLLKKYQDPSQRPHRDLGLAEKPFTGMMISLMGRLTRTHHHWKTAIEKHGGKVANSILGATCLVASPAERERGGTSKLAEAMERGIPVVREAWLLDSIEKQEPQPLEAYDLVSDLSVDGKGIPWDKQDPGEEAIESLSAELKLYGKRGVYKDTKLQEQGGKIFEKDGILYNCAFSLCDQGRGLNDYCIMQLIVVPENRLHLYFKKGRVGDDPNAEERLEEWDNEGSCLKEFARLFEEITGNEFEPWEREKKFQKKPLKFYPIDMDDGVEVRHGALGLRQLGIAATHCKLEPLVANFMKVLCSQEIYKYALMEMGYDSPDLPIGMVTNLHLKRCEDVLLEFIEKVKSLKETGPKAEAVWTDFSQRWFTLMHSTRPFNFRDYQEIADHAAAALEGARDITLASHLIGDMTGSTIDDPLSETYKKLGCSITPLDKSSNDYQMIVKYLENTYEPVKVGEIDYGVSVENIFSVQTGGCPSYEDIVKLPNKVLLWCGTRSSNLLRHLKIGFSEAICSLPVPGYMFGKAIVCSDAAAEAARYGFTAVDRPEGFLVLAIASLGNEITEFKSPPEDTSSLEEKKLGVKGLGKKKTDESEHFVWKDDIKVPCGKLVASDHQDSPLEYNEYAVYDPKQARISYLVGVKYEEKGVEIDTAE; encoded by the exons ATGAAG GAAACGAGGCCCCATGTCCATGCACCTGGGGAAGAAGAGAAGGTTATGACAAGGAAGCAGAAAGCTGAGTCCAAGGCACATGAAGTGGAGCATTCTCCTAAGAAGGCCAAGGTGGAAAATGAAGATGGTCATGTCAACGGAAAAACTGTGGCTGATGTTGCCGAAGAATATGATGAGTTTTGCAAAGCCACAAAGGAGCACCTTCCTTTGGAGCAAATGAAAGAGATTCTAGAGGCTAATGGCCTTGATTCTTCTGGCCCTGATCTCGAAATTACACGAAGATG CCAAGACTTGCTGTTTTATGGTCCATTGGACAAGTGCTCTGTTTGCAATGGGAGTTTGGAGTTTGATGGCAGACGCTATGTCTGCAGAGGGTTCTATAGTGAGTGGGCTAGTTGCATTTTCAGCACCAGAAACCCTCCAAGGAAACAGGAACCCGTTAAGCTACCTGATTCTGTTCAGAACTCGGTGCCTTCAGAT TTGCTAAAGAAGTATCAGGACCCAAGTCAGAGACCTCACAGGGATCTAGGCTTAGCTGAAAAACCCTTTACCGGGATGATGATATCTCTGATGGGTCGTCTTACTCGGACACAT CATCATTGGAAAACAGCTATTGAAAAGCATGGAGGGAAAGTGGCAAACTCTATACTcg GGGCTACTTGTTTGGTAGCTTCACCTGCTGAGCGAGAACGTGGTGGCACGTCCAAACTTGCAGAAGCCAT GGAGAGAGGTATACCAGTGGTTAGAGAGGCTTGGCTGCTTGACAGCATTGAAAAGCAAGAACCACAGCCTTTGGAAGCTTATGATCTTGTCTCTGATCTTTCTGTGGATGGCAAGGGAATTCCCTGGGACAAACAGGATCCTGGGGAGGAGGCTATTGAATCACTCTCAGCAGAA CTCAAACTTTATGGGAAGAGAGGGGTCTACAAAGATACCAAGTTGCAGGAACAAGGGggaaagatatttgaaaaagatGGGATATTATACAACTGTGCCTTCTCCCTTTGCGACCAAGGACGCGGACTGAACGA CTACTGTATCATGCAACTGATCGTTGTTCCAGAAAATCGTTTGCATTTGTACTTTAAGAAAGGGAGAGTTGGCGATGATCCAAATGCAGAGGAGCGATTAGAAGAGTGGGACAACGAAGGCAGTTGTCTGAAAGAGTTTGCGAGACTCTTCGAGGAAATAACAGGAAATGAGTTTGAACCTTGGGAAAGAGAGAAGAAGTTCCAGAAGAAGCCATTGAAGTTCTATCCCATTGACATG GATGATGGAGTTGAAGTTAGACACGGAGCATTAGGTCTTCGGCAGCTGGGGATAGCAGCAACACACTGTAAACTTGAGCCTTTGGTTgcaaattttatgaaagttttATGCAGCCAGGAGATATACAA GTATGCATTGATGGAGATGGGTTACGACTCTCCGGACCTTCCAATAGGAATGGTAACAAATCTTCATCTGAAAAGAT GTGAGGACGTTCTCTTAGAATTCATAGAAAAGGTGAAATCATTGAAAGAAACTGGGCCCAAGGCTGAGGCTGTTTGGACTGATTTTAGCCAAAGATGGTTCACTCTTATGCATTCCACAAGGCCTTTCAATTTTAGAGATTATCAAGAGATTGCAGACCAT GCTGCAGCTGCCTTGGAGGGGGCGAGAGACATAACCCTCGCTTCTCACCTCATAGGAGACATGACTGGCTCAACCATCGATGATCCATTATCAGAGACATACAAGAAATTGGGTTGCTCAATTACTCCCCTGGACAAAAGTTCGAATGATTATCAGATGATTGTGAAATATCTTGAAAATACTTATGAGCCAGTTAAAGTTGGTGAAATT GATTACGGGGTGTCAGTGGAAAACATTTTTTCGGTGCAAACAGGTGGCTGCCCTTCCTATGAAGACATAGTTAAACTGCCAAATAAAGTTCTTTTATGGTGTG GAACACGAAGCTCAAACCTTTTGAGGCACTTGAAAATAGGATTCTCGGAAGCAATATGCTCACTACCGGTTCCGGGTTATATg TTTGGCAAAGCTATAGTCTGCTCCGATGCTGCAGCAGAGGCTGCACGATATGGTTTTACTGCTGTGGACAGGCCAGAAGGGTTCTTGGTTTTGGCCATCGCTTCCCTGGGGAACGAGATTACCGAGTTTAAAAGCCCACCCGAG GATACTTCATCTTTGGAGGAAAAGAAGCTTGGAGTGAAGGGACTGGGGAAGAAGAAAACAGATGAATCAGAACACTTTGTTTGGAAAGATGATATAAAAGTTCCTTGCGGTAAACTAGTCGCCTCAGATCATCAAGATAGCCCCCTGGAATATAACGAGTATGCTGTCTACGATCCTAAGCAG GCACGCATAAGTTACTTGGTGGGAGTGAAGTATGAAGAGAAAGGGGTGGAGATTGACACGGCCGAGTAA
- the LOC114169320 gene encoding beta-1,6-galactosyltransferase GALT29A: MKSLFDRKTVSTSTLHSPCIIISTLTKPERSSTFFRFSSYSSSSMHNDTEEKDGSETETLKQIIDPFSSFPHIATVKPNFSSLPMKRTVRPLFALLLLLVFAATLTSRAVLRRGILSIELEYRVRIRNPPPPQLNDTLLHHAAVEIGEEKFKQEIQSLLDGNFGSHARHRTFVSWRRFIHHDRGGGVAANIPVTLRSPLFYRYWLDFRKVLHDWFRKRRFQPGIMSELTRSIKFPIDSHNKVVTNGKSRYSSCAVVGNSGILLNRDYGSEIDAHEVVIRLNNARVDHFEKKVGKKTSISFMNSNILHLCARRAGCFCHPYGDHVPIVMYICQAVHFLDYTFCNASHKAPLLVTDPRFDVLCARIVKYYSLKRFVEESGKSLEKWGEYHDGALFHYSSGMQAVMLALGICDRVSIFGFGKSASAKHHYHTNQKAELHLHDYEAEYAFYRDLVDGHRPIPFLEDRFKVPPVVMYH, encoded by the coding sequence ATGAAATCACTTTTTGACCGGAAAACAGTTTCAACTTCCACATTACATTCTCCATGCATTATCATTTCAACTCTAACAAAACCCGAAAGATCTTCTACTTTCTTTCGTTTTTCTTCGTATTCTTCTTCATCCATGCATAATGACACAGAAGAAAAAGATGGATCTGAAACCGAAACCCTCAAACAAATCATCGATCCGTTTTCTTCTTTTCCACATATAGCAACTGTGAAACCTAATTTCTCCAGTCTTCCGATGAAGCGCACAGTTCGGCCTCTCTTCGCGCTCCTCCTCCTCCTGGTCTTCGCCGCCACGCTCACCTCACGCGCGGTCCTCCGCCGCGGCATCCTCTCCATCGAGCTCGAGTACCGCGTCCGGATCCGCAACCCTCCGCCGCCGCAGCTCAACGACACGCTCCTCCACCACGCGGCAGTTGAAATCGGCGAGGAGAAGTTCAAGCAGGAGATCCAGAGCCTCCTCGATGGAAACTTCGGCAGCCATGCGCGCCACCGTACATTCGTCTCCTGGCGTAGATTTATTCACCACGACCGCGGCGGCGGAGTCGCCGCCAATATCCCGGTGACGCTCCGGTCGCCCCTTTTCTACCGGTACTGGCTCGACTTCCGGAAGGTTCTGCATGATTGGTTCAGGAAGCGACGATTCCAACCCGGTATCATGTCCGAGTTGACTCGATCGATTAAGTTTCCAATTGATTCGCACAACAAAGTAGTAACCAATGGCAAAAGTAGATATTCTTCTTGTGCTGTTGTTGGGAACAGTGGGATTTTGCTGAATAGGGATTATGGAAGTGAAATTGATGCACATGAAGTTGTGATAAGGTTGAACAATGCTAGGGTTGATCACTTTGAGAAGAAGGTTGGGAAGAAAACTAGCATTTCATTTATGAATAGTAACATTCTACATTTGTGTGCTAGAAGGGCTGGGTGTTTTTGTCACCCTTATGGTGACCATGTTCCGATTGTCATGTATATTTGCCAGGCCGTGCATTTCTTGGATTACACTTTCTGCAATGCTTCTCACAAGGCTCCTTTATTGGTCACTGATCCTAGGTTTGATGTGTTGTGTGCGAGGATTGTGAAGTATTATTCCTTGAAGAGGTTCGTGGAGGAGAGTGGGAAGAGCTTGGAGAAGTGGGGTGAGTATCACGATGGGGCTCTTTTTCATTACTCTTCTGGGATGCAGGCTGTGATGCTGGCTTTGGGTATTTGTGATAGGGTTAGCATTTTTGGGTTTGGAAAATCGGCTTCTGCCAAGCATCATTACCACACTAACCAGAAGGCTGAGCTTCATTTGCATGATTATGAGGCTGAGTATGCGTTTTATAGGGACCTTGTTGATGGACACAGGCCGATACCCTTCCTCGAGGACAGGTTTAAGGTTCCTCCTGTTGTCATGTATCATTGA
- the LOC114169542 gene encoding UDP-D-apiose/UDP-D-xylose synthase 2-like: protein MARLNLDGKTIPMMSICMIGGGGFIGSHLCEKLVAETNHKAVVVDVSSEKIDHLLDRSLPWAHRIEFHQLNIKSDSRLETLIKSTDLTINLAAICTPADYNTRPLDTIYSNFVDSIPVIKYCTENKKRLIHFSTCEVYGKTIGSFLPQEFRKDPKYFILKEDESPCIFGPINKQRWSYACAKQMTDRLIYAEYAENGLDFTIVRPYNWIGPRMDFIPGVDGPSDGVPRVLACFSNSLLRGEPLKLVDGGKSQRTFLYIKDAIDAVALMIDNPEKANGYIFNVGNPDNEVSVKELAELMIKAYAKVSGAPASSMSTVNVSSEDFYGKGYDDSDRRIPDMTFITRQLAWKPRTPLDELLDVTLQYQHRTYSRAIERELSKPTN from the exons ATGGCACGATTGAACCTGGACGGAAAAACGATCCCGATGATGTCAATATGCAtgattggcggcggcggcttCATCGGATCGCACCTCTGCGAGAAGCTCGTGGCGGAAACCAACCACAAGGCCGTAGTGGTCGACGTCTCCTCGGAGAAAATCGACCACCTCCTCGACAGGTCCCTTCCCTGGGCGCACCGCATCGAGTTTCACCAACTCAACATCAAGAGCGATTCCCGACTCGAAACACTCATCAAATCCACCGATCTC acgaTCAATCTTGCGGCAATTTGCACGCCGGCGGATTACAACACACGCCCTTTGGATACCATCTATAGCAACTTCGTTGATTCGATTCCGGTG ATTAAGTATTGCACTGAAAACAAGAAACGTTTGATCCATTTTTCTACGTGTGAGGTTTACGGGAAGACTATAGGAAGCTTTCTCCCACAGGAATTTCGAAAG GACCCCAAATATTTCATTCTCAAGGAAGATGAGAGTCCTTGTATTTTTGGTCCAATTAACAAGCAGAGATGGTCTTATGCCTGTGCAAAGCAAATGACAGACAGGCTAATATATG CTGAGTACGCGGAGAATGGCCTCGATTTCACCATTGTGAGACCTTATAACTGGATTGGCCCAAGAATGGACTTCATTCCTGGTGTGGATGGCCCAAGTGACGGTGTTCCACGAGTCTTAGCTTGCTTCAGTAAT AGTCTCCTGCGTGGGGAGCCTCTTAAACTTGTTGACGGCGGGAAATCACAGAGAACCTTTCTCTACATTAAGGATGCAATCGATGCTGTTGCGTTAATGATT GACAACCCTGAGAAAGCAAATGGGTATATATTTAATGTGGGAAACCCAGACAATGAAGTATCTGTGAAAGAACTGGCTGAGCTTATGATAAAG gCTTATGCAAAGGTGTCTGGTGCACCTGCCTCTAGTATGTCAACTGTAAACGTGAGTTCAGAAGATTTCTATGGTAAAGGCTATGATGACAGTGATAGGCGCATCCCTGACATGACATTTATCACCAGGCAGCTTG CTTGGAAACCAAGGACACCTCTCGATGAACTGTTGGATGTTACCCTCCAATATCAACACCGGACATATTCTCGTGCCATAGAGAGAGAACTTTCAAAACCGACAAATTGA